A part of Thermococcus sp. SY098 genomic DNA contains:
- a CDS encoding FecCD family ABC transporter permease — protein sequence MKKFMTLVLSSLILIFTGIAFGSVNLPFSKILGTFTLENLKLAVYNPKKLGTTETIILQIRMPRVLLAYLVGLSLASAGTASQALFKNPLADPYILGISGGAAVGAALAALYFPTHMGVFALIGALISVAIVYNISKVDDHIPVDTLLLAGIAFGFFAHAVTSYLLYVGRERIHMAIFWLMGTFNGATWDDVKLVLFSSIVGFSFLMLRWKELNLLLFGEESIALGLDLNFYRKIIIFVISMLTAFAVATSGIIGFVGLISPHAMRLVFGPNHKNLLPAAALFGGSLMVFADLLARIVLKPAEIPVGIITALFGAPFFIYLLMKRKRGELYA from the coding sequence ATGAAAAAATTCATGACTCTGGTGTTGTCCTCACTCATCCTTATCTTTACCGGCATAGCTTTTGGATCAGTTAATTTGCCTTTTTCTAAGATTTTGGGTACATTCACCCTTGAAAATTTAAAATTGGCAGTATATAACCCCAAGAAACTTGGCACAACTGAGACGATAATACTTCAGATAAGAATGCCCCGTGTGTTACTTGCATATCTTGTGGGACTCAGCCTTGCCTCTGCTGGAACAGCTTCCCAAGCTCTGTTTAAAAATCCTCTTGCAGATCCTTACATATTAGGAATAAGTGGTGGAGCTGCTGTAGGTGCCGCCTTGGCGGCTTTGTATTTTCCAACACACATGGGGGTTTTTGCCCTTATTGGTGCTTTGATCTCAGTTGCTATTGTTTACAATATTTCAAAAGTTGATGACCACATACCGGTGGATACTCTTTTATTGGCAGGAATCGCCTTTGGGTTTTTTGCTCATGCTGTAACTTCGTACCTCCTTTATGTTGGAAGAGAAAGAATCCACATGGCAATTTTCTGGCTCATGGGGACATTCAACGGGGCAACGTGGGATGATGTCAAACTTGTTCTTTTTTCATCTATTGTGGGATTTTCATTTTTGATGCTTAGGTGGAAAGAGTTAAACCTTCTGCTTTTTGGAGAAGAGAGCATAGCACTCGGCTTGGATTTGAACTTCTATCGAAAAATTATAATATTTGTGATCTCCATGCTTACAGCGTTTGCTGTTGCAACAAGCGGAATAATTGGATTTGTTGGACTCATAAGTCCCCATGCCATGCGTTTAGTGTTTGGACCAAACCACAAAAACCTCTTACCAGCAGCAGCTCTCTTTGGAGGGTCATTAATGGTATTTGCAGACTTACTGGCAAGGATAGTACTAAAACCTGCTGAAATACCTGTAGGCATAATAACGGCTCTGTTTGGGGCGCCTTTCTTCATTTACCTCCTTATGAAGCGTAAAAGGGGGGAACTTTATGCTTGA
- a CDS encoding NTPase encodes MKIFVTGVPGVGKTTIVLKIAEDLRKSGFRIGGMVTQEVREQGKRVGFKIRALDTNEEGILAWVGEGYPRVGKYVVNVEDLDKIGVSAIRRAIRNADVIIIDEIGAMEFKSKEFAKVIEEALRSEKPLLATLHRRWVHRFKNRGKLYVLTVGNREKIREEISHELLKVLSP; translated from the coding sequence ATGAAGATTTTTGTAACGGGAGTGCCTGGAGTTGGGAAAACGACCATTGTTCTTAAAATTGCAGAAGATCTCAGAAAAAGTGGCTTTAGGATAGGCGGGATGGTCACACAGGAAGTTAGAGAACAGGGAAAGAGAGTTGGATTTAAGATCAGAGCGCTTGATACTAACGAGGAGGGTATTTTGGCATGGGTTGGAGAAGGCTATCCCAGGGTTGGAAAGTACGTCGTGAATGTTGAAGATTTAGACAAAATAGGGGTTTCTGCAATAAGAAGGGCCATCCGAAATGCAGATGTCATAATAATTGACGAAATTGGTGCGATGGAGTTCAAGAGCAAGGAGTTTGCAAAGGTTATAGAGGAAGCTTTGAGGAGTGAAAAGCCTCTGCTGGCAACTCTGCATAGGAGATGGGTGCATAGATTCAAAAACAGGGGAAAGCTCTATGTCCTAACAGTTGGGAACAGGGAAAAGATAAGAGAAGAAATCTCCCATGAGCTTTTGAAAGTACTAAGTCCTTAA
- the mtnA gene encoding S-methyl-5-thioribose-1-phosphate isomerase: protein MKLKYKPEELTKLPRSVEYKDKKVYLIDQRLLPREFKVIPLSTVEQVAKAIKTMQVRGAPAIGAAAAFGLALYAERNKAETKDKFFDGFYRAYEILKNTRPTAVNLFWALNRIKKLVEEHREDSLAEIKRLIVREAQKIADEDVEANLRMGHIGAEILPEGNVLTHCNAGSLATVHLGTVGAVLRVMHKEGKLNLLWVDETRPVLQGARLSAWEYHYDGIPLKLIADNMAGFVMQQGKVDAIIVGADRIVANGDFANKIGTYTLAVLAKEHGIPFFTVAPLSTIDMSLKSGKEIPIEERSREEVLTCGGCKIAPDVDVYNPAFDITPHKYLTAIITDRGVVYPPFERNLKKLFE, encoded by the coding sequence ATGAAGCTTAAGTACAAGCCAGAGGAACTTACAAAGCTCCCAAGGAGTGTTGAGTATAAAGATAAGAAAGTTTACCTCATTGATCAGAGGCTTTTACCCCGGGAGTTTAAGGTCATACCTCTAAGCACTGTTGAGCAGGTTGCAAAAGCCATAAAGACAATGCAGGTGAGAGGTGCTCCAGCTATAGGAGCAGCTGCTGCTTTTGGTTTAGCCTTATATGCCGAGAGGAACAAGGCAGAAACAAAGGACAAGTTTTTTGATGGGTTTTACAGGGCATATGAGATCCTGAAAAACACCCGTCCAACAGCGGTGAACCTCTTCTGGGCATTGAATAGAATAAAAAAACTTGTCGAAGAACATAGAGAGGACAGCTTAGCTGAAATAAAGCGTTTGATAGTCAGGGAAGCTCAGAAAATAGCGGATGAAGATGTTGAAGCAAACCTAAGGATGGGACACATTGGAGCTGAAATTCTGCCAGAGGGAAATGTACTAACTCATTGTAACGCCGGAAGCTTGGCAACTGTTCATCTCGGCACTGTTGGTGCTGTTCTAAGAGTTATGCACAAAGAAGGAAAGCTCAACTTACTGTGGGTTGACGAGACAAGACCGGTTTTGCAAGGTGCTCGCTTATCTGCGTGGGAGTATCACTATGATGGTATCCCACTCAAGCTCATTGCCGATAATATGGCTGGCTTTGTGATGCAGCAGGGGAAGGTCGATGCCATAATTGTTGGTGCCGATAGAATCGTTGCAAACGGCGACTTTGCAAATAAGATTGGAACTTATACTTTGGCTGTATTAGCTAAGGAGCACGGGATTCCATTCTTCACAGTTGCACCGCTATCAACAATTGACATGAGCCTTAAGAGCGGCAAGGAGATACCAATTGAAGAGCGCAGCAGGGAGGAAGTGCTGACATGCGGCGGCTGTAAGATCGCTCCAGACGTTGATGTCTACAACCCAGCTTTTGATATTACGCCTCACAAGTATCTGACGGCAATAATAACAGACAGAGGCGTTGTTTATCCTCCATTTGAGAGGAACTTAAAGAAGTTGTTTGAGTAA
- a CDS encoding ABC transporter ATP-binding protein: MLEVNVSFSYGSRRILHDVEFSAQKNSLLAIIGPNGAGKSTLLKCMVGILKPEGYVNFNNINLIELKPKERAKFITYVPQTSVPEFAFTIEEFVEMGTYATRGDIKEALRKVGMWERRKEFVTNLSGGEYQLVLIARALAQGSEIILLDEPTSHLDINHALLVMNLLKDIKEEKIVIAVMHDLNLALQYSDEIILLNKGKVEWRGNTKDLKPEVLERVYSVKAKILEVESKPIILVEI, from the coding sequence ATGCTTGAAGTTAATGTTTCATTCTCATATGGTTCACGAAGAATCCTTCATGATGTGGAGTTTTCTGCTCAAAAGAACTCTCTCCTTGCTATCATTGGCCCCAACGGTGCGGGCAAGTCCACTTTGCTGAAGTGCATGGTGGGTATTCTTAAGCCTGAGGGGTATGTGAACTTTAATAACATTAACTTGATTGAGTTAAAACCTAAAGAACGGGCAAAGTTTATCACCTACGTTCCTCAAACCTCTGTTCCGGAATTTGCCTTCACGATTGAAGAGTTTGTTGAAATGGGCACATATGCAACAAGGGGCGATATAAAAGAAGCCCTAAGGAAAGTTGGGATGTGGGAAAGAAGAAAAGAATTTGTGACGAACTTAAGTGGCGGTGAATACCAGCTTGTCCTCATTGCGAGGGCATTGGCTCAAGGAAGCGAGATAATTCTTTTAGACGAGCCTACATCTCACTTGGATATCAACCACGCCCTGCTTGTAATGAACCTCCTAAAGGACATCAAAGAGGAGAAGATAGTTATAGCTGTGATGCATGACCTAAACTTGGCATTACAGTACTCTGATGAAATTATCCTACTAAACAAAGGGAAAGTTGAGTGGAGGGGGAATACAAAAGACCTCAAACCAGAAGTTTTGGAAAGAGTGTATAGTGTCAAAGCCAAGATACTTGAGGTCGAAAGTAAGCCAATAATTCTGGTAGAGATTTAA